From one Peredibacter starrii genomic stretch:
- the rsgA gene encoding ribosome small subunit-dependent GTPase A, which produces MTIKARIFRSSKRHFECQREDTKEVVLATALAALLKEDHIVVGDWVEISPPPQGGEEWKIESVQERKSAIFRNIPREQKKKVIAANVDVMLVVVSAGKPAYKRGLVDRYLARSDYWGVPAYVVFNKMDLYEESEFDIKFEAERLKWLNVKCFEISAEDKNYKPRFLANGFDELSHELQKKTAVLVGHSGVGKSRLITELSHGKIQLLSGELGKVGKGAHTTTWAELIDGENFALIDSPGIRSMSLADLTKQDLLYCFSDVNEWTTKCQFSSNCTHEANSKGCFFQKLDGGNREDQLILSRLDSYKRVLEEVSNIPDWLKKP; this is translated from the coding sequence ATGACCATCAAAGCCCGTATTTTCCGCTCTTCTAAGAGGCATTTCGAATGCCAACGTGAAGACACCAAAGAAGTTGTTCTCGCCACAGCGTTAGCGGCCCTTTTAAAAGAAGATCATATCGTGGTTGGCGATTGGGTGGAAATCTCACCTCCTCCTCAGGGTGGAGAAGAATGGAAGATCGAAAGCGTCCAAGAACGCAAAAGTGCCATTTTTCGAAATATTCCCCGGGAACAAAAAAAGAAAGTTATCGCCGCTAACGTAGACGTAATGTTGGTGGTGGTGAGTGCTGGTAAACCGGCCTATAAAAGAGGCCTGGTCGATCGCTATCTTGCTCGCTCCGACTACTGGGGCGTTCCTGCCTATGTCGTGTTCAACAAGATGGACCTCTATGAGGAATCAGAGTTCGACATCAAGTTCGAGGCCGAACGCTTAAAATGGCTGAATGTAAAATGCTTTGAAATTTCTGCGGAAGATAAGAACTATAAACCGCGCTTTCTTGCGAATGGGTTCGACGAACTCTCTCATGAACTCCAAAAGAAAACGGCCGTTCTCGTAGGACACTCGGGCGTTGGTAAAAGCCGTCTCATCACTGAATTAAGCCATGGAAAGATTCAACTCTTAAGTGGCGAACTCGGTAAAGTTGGTAAGGGTGCCCATACTACGACTTGGGCAGAACTTATCGATGGTGAAAATTTCGCTCTCATCGACTCTCCCGGAATTCGTTCCATGTCTCTTGCCGATCTCACCAAGCAAGACCTTCTCTACTGTTTTTCAGATGTAAACGAATGGACGACAAAATGTCAGTTCAGTTCGAACTGTACTCATGAAGCAAATAGTAAGGGGTGTTTTTTTCAGAAGCTTGATGGAGGCAACCGAGAGGACCAATTGATCCTCTCTCGCCTGGATTCTTATAAACGTGTATTGGAAGAAGTGTCCAACATTCCCGATTGGCTAAAAAAACCTTAG
- a CDS encoding Hsp20/alpha crystallin family protein: MKRMYVTLGVMFLLVVWAISCLAQNKPSVSDTRADQIQKRLQLREEIHRRMMDKLMNGNGSDEDMFKDLEKMAEEMMNESFSGMDSFAPTTSNFQMEWTETAGGRTLAITPKTPEQKLDINVNNGMITIKGSAEQKSQYGSTISEFNNSFNVPGDCDPTKVKMDQKEGKILLNFPFRTAKTIQKKPVDQRKPLPKSEDDVVI, from the coding sequence ATGAAAAGAATGTACGTCACTCTTGGAGTCATGTTTCTTTTAGTGGTTTGGGCCATTTCATGTCTGGCACAAAATAAACCGTCTGTTTCAGACACTCGTGCTGATCAAATTCAAAAACGTCTGCAACTTAGAGAAGAAATACATCGTCGCATGATGGATAAACTCATGAACGGTAATGGTTCGGATGAGGACATGTTTAAGGACCTGGAAAAAATGGCAGAGGAAATGATGAATGAATCATTCTCTGGTATGGATTCTTTTGCGCCAACGACAAGTAACTTTCAAATGGAGTGGACAGAAACTGCAGGTGGAAGAACACTTGCCATTACTCCGAAAACTCCCGAGCAGAAATTAGACATCAATGTGAATAATGGCATGATCACGATCAAGGGATCGGCCGAACAAAAATCACAATACGGAAGTACCATTTCTGAATTCAACAATAGTTTTAATGTTCCTGGAGATTGTGATCCAACGAAAGTGAAGATGGATCAGAAAGAAGGGAAGATCCTTCTGAATTTCCCATTCAGAACGGCGAAAACCATTCAGAAAAAGCCGGTTGATCAGCGAAAACCGCTACCGAAATCTGAAGATGATGTCGTTATCTAA
- a CDS encoding cobalamin-binding protein → MSFPAKIICLTEESVETLYLLGREDLIAGVSQYVERPPEAKSKHPTVTQFIRSDIEQIVSMKPDLVIGFSDLQKDIASQLIGRGLNVFVTNQRSLEEILNNILLLGRMIGEGEKAQKLVDSFKQKLDAFKARKLSRRPRVYFEEWDHPNYSGIKWVSELIEACGGENIFKDKSGAMARDREVTHEEIIKRNPEIIFGCWCGKPVKLDSFEKRPGFGAVSAVQNKFIWELDPAVFLQPGPALFVDGLDQMFEKIQKVATLDG, encoded by the coding sequence ATGTCTTTTCCAGCCAAAATTATATGCCTCACAGAGGAATCAGTCGAGACTCTCTATCTACTAGGCAGAGAGGACTTGATCGCAGGTGTGAGTCAATATGTTGAACGACCACCTGAAGCAAAATCCAAGCATCCAACCGTCACCCAATTCATTCGCTCTGACATTGAGCAAATTGTCTCGATGAAGCCTGATCTTGTTATCGGCTTTTCGGATCTACAAAAAGACATAGCTTCCCAATTGATAGGACGAGGATTGAACGTTTTTGTGACAAATCAGCGATCTTTAGAGGAGATTCTCAATAATATCCTTCTCTTGGGACGCATGATCGGCGAGGGGGAGAAGGCCCAAAAGTTAGTAGACTCGTTTAAACAAAAATTAGACGCCTTCAAAGCGCGGAAATTATCTCGTCGCCCCCGAGTTTACTTTGAAGAGTGGGATCATCCCAATTATTCGGGCATTAAGTGGGTGTCTGAGCTGATAGAAGCCTGTGGTGGTGAAAATATCTTTAAAGACAAATCTGGAGCAATGGCAAGGGATCGTGAGGTGACTCATGAAGAGATCATTAAGCGTAATCCCGAGATTATTTTTGGTTGTTGGTGTGGAAAACCAGTGAAGCTCGATTCGTTCGAGAAGCGTCCTGGTTTTGGAGCGGTCTCAGCGGTCCAAAATAAATTTATTTGGGAGCTGGATCCGGCCGTCTTCCTGCAACCAGGGCCTGCCCTGTTTGTTGACGGACTAGATCAAATGTTTGAAAAAATTCAGAAAGTTGCCACTCTTGACGGCTGA
- a CDS encoding protein-disulfide reductase DsbD family protein: MLKAIVLLILSASLWAAEEHATVSIQRFQKKLVVTINHDEGWHTYWKNPGDAGIASTFKFTQNTKPVDVKSYEWPTPKRYIEAGDILTIGYSGKKHFFFDDVPGAFDLQVGMLICKDICIPGEAKLKLGPNEEFMANRMAKPFPADELEKAFKDLPEEAKTPANLEYYLTRTKDQPNLTLHYSLKNFKSSKLPETLNLLTGFPQAPWGFKRETLYLKDGVIYGKTEIEWDGEYQDPVVPLPANGQFPKPYELKFLINAPDSAKVNVVTLKLQDFANATPALNDFYKNLPPYDGKGTGVIAGTTASQGNIFEYFLFAFLGGLILNLMPCVLPVISLKLFGLIKHKNLPKKKILGHNLSYTAGVLSTFMALGGVIAALKATGEEIGWGFQLQSPAFILVMMLILFILSLNLFGLFEFVTPGGSKLGSAEIKESVAGDFFSGILTTILSTPCSAPFLGTALTFAFTTSTLNIFLMFFFIGLGLAFPFLMTAFFPAALAIFPRPGAWMEKLKYFLGLSLVATVIWLYDVFVTLVDFDKISWRLNLLFAFWFFAFFFAQKISKSRVLQTIAFAFPLIMTVMAIQNLEMRPTTTDAVVKTDSQWKPWSEEKLNNEKGKLVFMDFTAEWCLTCKVNKRLVMETDGFNELAKKYDLVLLRADWTKRDDNITQFLKRYNVVGVPAYFVQKADGQIVHLGETISLSKIESNLN; the protein is encoded by the coding sequence ATGCTGAAAGCTATTGTTCTTCTCATCCTCTCCGCCTCATTATGGGCAGCTGAAGAGCACGCCACGGTTTCTATTCAACGCTTCCAGAAAAAACTCGTTGTAACCATCAACCACGATGAGGGTTGGCACACATATTGGAAAAATCCAGGTGACGCAGGTATTGCTTCAACTTTCAAATTTACTCAAAACACCAAACCAGTAGATGTAAAGTCCTACGAGTGGCCTACACCGAAGCGCTATATTGAAGCAGGAGATATTCTCACGATTGGTTACTCGGGCAAAAAACATTTCTTCTTCGATGACGTACCGGGTGCCTTTGATCTTCAAGTCGGAATGCTGATCTGTAAGGACATTTGTATTCCGGGTGAGGCCAAGCTAAAACTTGGACCTAACGAAGAGTTCATGGCCAACCGAATGGCAAAACCATTCCCGGCCGATGAACTAGAAAAAGCTTTCAAAGATCTTCCAGAAGAGGCCAAGACTCCAGCGAATCTTGAGTACTATCTTACGCGCACAAAGGATCAGCCGAACCTGACTCTTCACTACTCACTAAAGAATTTTAAATCATCAAAACTTCCAGAAACTCTGAATCTTTTAACTGGTTTTCCTCAAGCACCATGGGGCTTTAAGCGCGAAACACTTTATCTAAAAGATGGAGTGATTTACGGTAAGACCGAGATTGAATGGGATGGAGAATATCAGGATCCAGTGGTGCCTCTTCCGGCCAATGGTCAATTTCCAAAACCATACGAACTTAAATTCTTAATCAATGCTCCAGATTCAGCGAAAGTAAACGTTGTGACGTTGAAGCTTCAGGATTTTGCGAACGCTACTCCAGCATTGAATGATTTCTATAAAAACCTTCCTCCATACGATGGTAAGGGCACAGGTGTCATCGCCGGCACGACTGCTTCGCAAGGTAATATCTTCGAGTACTTTTTATTCGCCTTTTTAGGCGGTCTGATTTTGAACCTTATGCCATGTGTGCTTCCGGTTATCTCTCTGAAGCTCTTTGGTCTTATTAAGCACAAGAACCTTCCGAAGAAAAAAATCCTGGGACACAATCTAAGTTATACCGCAGGTGTACTTTCAACTTTCATGGCCCTGGGTGGTGTGATCGCGGCACTTAAAGCAACCGGTGAAGAAATTGGCTGGGGCTTCCAGCTTCAGTCTCCGGCCTTCATTCTGGTGATGATGCTGATTCTGTTTATCCTGAGCTTAAACCTCTTTGGACTTTTTGAATTCGTGACTCCAGGTGGATCCAAACTTGGTTCTGCTGAAATTAAAGAAAGTGTCGCGGGAGACTTCTTTTCAGGAATTCTCACGACCATTCTTTCAACTCCTTGTTCAGCACCATTTCTTGGTACGGCCCTTACGTTCGCCTTCACCACAAGTACTCTGAACATCTTTTTGATGTTCTTCTTTATTGGTCTAGGACTTGCCTTCCCATTTCTAATGACGGCCTTCTTCCCTGCTGCCTTGGCGATTTTTCCTCGCCCGGGTGCCTGGATGGAAAAGCTAAAATACTTCCTGGGTCTATCACTAGTAGCTACTGTGATCTGGCTTTATGATGTGTTCGTGACTCTGGTTGATTTTGATAAAATCAGCTGGCGCCTGAACCTTCTTTTTGCTTTCTGGTTCTTTGCTTTCTTCTTCGCGCAAAAAATTTCTAAGTCTCGCGTGCTTCAAACCATTGCCTTCGCTTTTCCATTAATTATGACTGTTATGGCGATTCAGAACCTGGAGATGCGTCCCACCACTACTGATGCAGTTGTAAAAACAGACTCTCAGTGGAAGCCTTGGTCAGAAGAGAAATTGAATAATGAAAAAGGTAAATTGGTCTTCATGGATTTCACTGCTGAGTGGTGTTTAACTTGTAAGGTTAATAAGCGCCTTGTGATGGAAACTGATGGCTTTAATGAACTGGCAAAAAAATATGATCTGGTTCTTCTTCGTGCGGACTGGACCAAGCGTGACGATAACATCACACAATTTTTAAAACGTTATAATGTGGTGGGAGTTCCTGCCTATTTCGTGCAAAAAGCTGACGGCCAGATTGTTCACCTGGGTGAGACGATTAGCCTATCTAAAATCGAATCGAACTTAAACTAA
- a CDS encoding NAD(P)H-dependent glycerol-3-phosphate dehydrogenase, whose translation MKFKTALVLAGGAFGTSIAFVLSQNFEKVIIMVRSQDIFDEINRGENTTYLPGQKLPDTIKAAMTWDEVKAQTHGHVDLIVSGLPMSAIEDFCSRNEQDLKRYLDQGIPLVSLAKGIDHETLKLPDEMFKAHFENYRSQLMYLSGPSFAKEIVDKQITIVSLAGEDKDKLLLACEMLGTEFFKALPTTDVKGVLLGGALKNVIAIAGGIMEGLGYNHNTRAALITRGIVEMLRFGTVFGAKPETFYGPSGMGDLILTTTGELSRNKSFGIEIAKGRKAEEIIKATKSVVEGYKTTKAAYFLAEKMGIRARIFTGLYEVLYNNHDPKEVAREMMVLPPKFDEA comes from the coding sequence ATGAAATTCAAAACCGCCCTGGTTCTGGCCGGGGGAGCTTTCGGTACCTCAATCGCATTTGTGCTTTCTCAAAATTTTGAGAAGGTCATCATCATGGTGAGATCTCAGGACATCTTTGATGAGATCAATCGTGGCGAGAACACGACATATCTTCCAGGACAAAAACTTCCGGATACGATTAAAGCGGCCATGACTTGGGATGAAGTGAAAGCTCAGACTCATGGTCATGTTGATTTGATTGTTTCAGGTCTACCAATGTCTGCGATTGAAGACTTCTGTTCACGTAATGAACAAGATCTTAAGCGCTATCTTGATCAAGGCATTCCACTGGTGAGTTTAGCGAAGGGGATTGATCACGAGACCCTTAAACTTCCAGATGAAATGTTCAAAGCTCACTTTGAAAATTATCGCTCACAGCTCATGTATCTTTCTGGGCCATCGTTTGCGAAAGAAATCGTTGATAAACAAATCACCATCGTGTCACTTGCTGGGGAAGACAAAGATAAGCTTCTTCTTGCCTGTGAGATGTTAGGAACTGAATTCTTCAAGGCACTACCGACTACAGATGTGAAGGGTGTGCTCTTAGGTGGGGCCCTTAAAAACGTGATCGCCATCGCTGGTGGTATCATGGAAGGGCTTGGTTATAACCACAACACTCGTGCCGCTCTTATCACTCGTGGGATCGTCGAAATGCTTCGCTTTGGAACGGTTTTTGGGGCAAAGCCTGAAACGTTCTATGGTCCGTCTGGGATGGGAGATCTTATTCTCACTACCACGGGTGAGCTTTCTCGTAATAAGAGTTTCGGGATTGAGATTGCGAAGGGGCGCAAGGCAGAAGAGATCATCAAAGCCACGAAGTCAGTGGTAGAAGGTTATAAGACCACAAAGGCCGCTTACTTTTTAGCTGAGAAGATGGGAATTCGCGCGCGCATTTTCACGGGACTTTATGAAGTACTTTACAACAATCACGATCCGAAAGAAGTGGCCCGTGAAATGATGGTACTTCCACCGAAGTTTGACGAGGCGTGA
- a CDS encoding DUF493 family protein, with the protein MDIQKFRALLDESYNWPDYYEFKFIVKIDDKLLIIDKLPGYQITETLSKKGNYVSVNARKLMKSTDEVLEIYALMSTIKGVISL; encoded by the coding sequence ATGGATATTCAAAAGTTTAGAGCGCTATTAGATGAGAGTTACAATTGGCCGGATTATTACGAGTTCAAATTTATCGTCAAAATCGATGATAAGTTATTGATCATAGATAAGCTCCCGGGCTATCAGATCACCGAAACTCTGTCTAAAAAAGGCAACTATGTTTCGGTTAACGCCAGAAAACTCATGAAAAGCACTGATGAAGTACTCGAGATTTACGCATTGATGAGTACTATTAAAGGTGTGATCAGTCTTTAA
- a CDS encoding L-threonylcarbamoyladenylate synthase, with the protein MKIVDLDKARDLLLSGEVVAIPTETVYGLGGWINSEEGLQKIFSTKERPFFDPLIVHIDGIESAKKLTSDWTKIHDVLARACWPGPLTLIAKKHDSVSSLITSGLDSVGLRCPRHEKTLELLRSIPGGVAAPSANKFGKTSPTQSQHVYQEFGDAVAIIEGGASDIGIESTVAGVVNGRVEVFRPGFYTAQKLKNILKDAGMDVEVVYAQSPVAPGQLKHHYMPRIPLIITGPEFSWAHNQAAIETELQKTFKRPAIWLQPENPSLASRELYQKMREFDEQGFDIILTPYLPNHSGEEWLGIWNRLEKAKTLSLARK; encoded by the coding sequence TTGAAAATCGTTGATCTAGATAAAGCACGCGACCTACTCCTTTCTGGAGAGGTGGTCGCTATTCCTACTGAGACTGTTTACGGTCTTGGAGGTTGGATTAATTCGGAGGAAGGTCTTCAGAAGATCTTCTCAACTAAAGAGCGTCCTTTCTTTGATCCTCTCATTGTTCATATTGATGGAATTGAAAGTGCCAAAAAACTCACAAGTGACTGGACCAAGATCCATGATGTCCTGGCCCGTGCTTGCTGGCCCGGTCCTCTTACCCTGATTGCTAAAAAACACGATTCAGTCAGCTCTCTCATAACTTCTGGTCTTGATTCCGTGGGACTTCGTTGCCCACGTCACGAGAAGACACTAGAGCTTCTTAGATCAATTCCCGGCGGTGTAGCAGCACCTAGTGCTAACAAGTTCGGAAAAACCTCACCTACGCAAAGCCAGCACGTTTACCAAGAGTTTGGTGATGCAGTCGCTATCATTGAAGGTGGCGCGTCTGATATCGGAATTGAATCTACTGTTGCGGGTGTAGTAAATGGCCGTGTGGAAGTCTTCCGCCCGGGTTTCTATACCGCTCAAAAGCTAAAAAATATTTTGAAAGATGCTGGGATGGACGTTGAAGTGGTTTATGCTCAAAGCCCAGTTGCTCCTGGACAGCTTAAGCATCACTACATGCCTCGCATTCCGCTAATCATTACTGGACCAGAATTCAGCTGGGCCCATAATCAAGCGGCCATCGAAACAGAACTTCAAAAGACATTTAAGAGGCCTGCAATCTGGCTTCAGCCTGAAAATCCAAGTCTAGCTAGTCGAGAACTTTATCAGAAGATGAGAGAGTTTGATGAGCAAGGCTTTGATATCATCCTCACTCCGTACTTACCAAACCACTCCGGCGAGGAATGGCTTGGTATCTGGAATCGCCTTGAGAAGGCGAAGACGCTTTCTTTAGCGAGGAAGTAA
- a CDS encoding calponin homology domain-containing protein: MLGKKLYKTSMLNVFKLVILAVVVFFTNDFILDTYTYEKFQAIGRFKILDVINYHYRYPNEFITFFLIVIVPAIYYAFIRGVRFCEKGFVYNRGLPFMNKAVLYTDVKDYKLLQPNHVITIHTQKGDVFVIADNNIERVIAILDQHNIKGDLARDDYSRLLMNAKKFLIVVLTFTLVVFLLKKFGLLPR, translated from the coding sequence ATGTTGGGGAAGAAGCTCTATAAAACATCGATGCTGAATGTTTTTAAGTTGGTGATCCTGGCAGTTGTGGTGTTTTTCACCAACGACTTCATTCTCGACACCTATACTTACGAGAAGTTCCAAGCAATCGGCCGCTTTAAAATCTTAGACGTCATCAACTATCACTACCGTTACCCAAATGAATTCATCACGTTCTTTTTGATCGTGATTGTGCCAGCGATCTATTACGCTTTCATTCGTGGAGTGCGCTTTTGTGAGAAAGGTTTCGTGTATAACCGTGGTCTGCCTTTCATGAATAAGGCGGTCCTTTATACAGATGTTAAAGACTATAAGCTTCTTCAACCTAATCACGTAATCACGATTCATACGCAGAAAGGGGATGTGTTTGTAATTGCAGACAATAACATTGAACGTGTTATCGCGATTCTTGATCAGCACAATATCAAAGGTGACCTCGCCCGAGATGATTACTCTCGTCTTCTTATGAACGCGAAGAAGTTCCTCATCGTGGTGCTGACTTTCACTCTGGTTGTGTTCTTACTGAAAAAATTCGGATTACTTCCTCGCTAA
- a CDS encoding KdsC family phosphatase yields MSLKDTSKKFEAKLKKIKVVCFDLDGILTDSHVWWASEEVGFNRTFCIYDGYGMKLLMKAGIKVGVITGGNSISVTKRTEQLGLDFCYAGNEDKREAYMDMMKKYNVTPEEVLYMGDELFDIPLLRKSGFSATVPNCSDEVKEQVDYVTIKESGKGCAREVIDLVRYAQNIHPNIGDF; encoded by the coding sequence ATGAGCTTAAAGGACACTTCAAAAAAGTTTGAAGCAAAGCTGAAGAAGATTAAAGTTGTATGCTTCGATCTTGATGGCATCCTCACTGATTCTCATGTGTGGTGGGCCTCTGAAGAAGTGGGATTTAACCGCACGTTCTGCATTTACGATGGTTACGGCATGAAACTTCTGATGAAGGCCGGAATCAAAGTAGGTGTGATTACTGGTGGTAATAGTATTTCAGTTACAAAAAGAACTGAGCAGCTTGGACTCGATTTCTGCTACGCCGGAAACGAAGATAAGCGCGAAGCTTATATGGACATGATGAAGAAGTATAATGTTACTCCGGAAGAAGTACTTTATATGGGTGACGAATTATTCGATATCCCGCTTCTTAGAAAGTCAGGCTTCTCAGCGACTGTTCCTAACTGCAGCGATGAGGTGAAGGAGCAGGTTGATTACGTTACGATCAAGGAGAGCGGAAAGGGCTGCGCTCGTGAAGTGATTGATCTCGTTCGTTACGCTCAGAATATTCACCCGAATATTGGAGATTTCTAA
- the kdsA gene encoding 3-deoxy-8-phosphooctulonate synthase, with translation MKKMDFYIGPCVIESEALARQIAETLLKDLEPFKNEINLHFKGSFDKANRSSFTSYRGPGIEEGMRILSMINKEYGLPTLTDFHLPDQAEIVAKHVSVLQVPAFLCRQTDMIFAGAEACAKYGRELKVKKGQFLSPEETKNIVDKASHFLPKEKIILTERGSSFGYNNLVVDMASFQIMKSFGVRTVHDATHCVQRPGGLGTATGGKREQIQVLAKAAVAAGADGIFMECHPNPDKALSDAATALPLASVKGIVEKLLKIRRAVEE, from the coding sequence ATGAAAAAGATGGATTTTTATATCGGGCCATGTGTAATTGAGAGCGAAGCTCTTGCCCGTCAAATTGCTGAAACACTTCTTAAAGATCTTGAGCCATTTAAGAATGAAATTAATCTTCATTTCAAAGGAAGCTTCGATAAGGCGAACCGTTCGTCGTTCACGTCTTACCGTGGGCCAGGAATCGAAGAAGGGATGCGCATTCTTTCTATGATCAATAAAGAGTACGGTCTTCCGACTCTGACTGATTTCCACCTTCCGGATCAGGCAGAAATCGTGGCGAAGCACGTAAGTGTTCTTCAAGTTCCAGCGTTCCTATGTCGTCAGACAGATATGATCTTCGCTGGTGCTGAAGCTTGTGCTAAATACGGCCGCGAACTTAAAGTGAAGAAGGGCCAGTTCCTTTCTCCAGAAGAAACGAAGAACATCGTTGATAAAGCTTCGCACTTTCTTCCAAAAGAAAAAATCATCCTGACTGAGCGTGGTTCATCATTCGGTTACAATAACCTTGTGGTTGATATGGCCTCGTTCCAGATCATGAAATCATTCGGTGTACGTACAGTTCACGATGCTACTCACTGTGTTCAGCGTCCAGGCGGTCTTGGTACAGCGACTGGTGGTAAGCGTGAGCAGATTCAGGTTCTAGCAAAAGCTGCGGTCGCGGCCGGCGCTGACGGTATCTTCATGGAATGTCACCCGAACCCAGATAAGGCGCTTTCAGACGCAGCAACAGCTCTACCTCTTGCTTCTGTAAAAGGTATCGTTGAGAAACTTCTTAAAATTCGTCGCGCGGTGGAAGAATGA
- a CDS encoding CTP synthase, translating into MKHSKKYIFITGGVTSSLGKGLAAASIGCLLERRGIKINMLKMDPYINVDPGTMSPTQHGEVFVTDDGAETDLDLGHYERFTSLTLTKNNNFTTGKVYLQVIENEREGKYLGKTVQVVPHITDEIKRRIHMAAENCDLLIGEIGGTVGDIESLPFMESIRQFALDVGTENVLFVHLVLIPYVAAAGELKSKPAQHSVKEMRSIGLFPQIIMCRADREIDNSIIDKISLFCNVPKQNVFKSIDMDLIYKAPKSFQEQGLDKRITELLGMWTTEPKMDEINKVIYNSENPLKEVNIGIVGKYTELIESYKSLDEALRHAAITNQVKLNRIYIDAEDLEKGIKTDLLETVDGILVPGGFGSRGTEGKIKAIQYAREKKKPFFGICLGLQLSVIEFARNVVGIKDATSMEFTDKGDFVVHYMAGQTKDGAKGGSMRLGAYDCEFTKGSLGEKIYGSTKISERHRHRLEVNNEYINKLTDKGLVVSGRNPALNLVEVIELKDHPHFIACQYHPEFKSRPFNPHPLFASFVKASGKL; encoded by the coding sequence GTGAAGCATTCTAAAAAATATATTTTCATTACCGGTGGTGTAACGAGTTCTCTAGGAAAAGGTCTGGCCGCCGCAAGTATCGGCTGTCTTCTTGAGCGTCGTGGAATCAAAATCAACATGCTTAAGATGGACCCTTATATTAACGTTGATCCGGGAACCATGAGCCCAACTCAGCACGGAGAAGTGTTCGTGACTGATGACGGAGCAGAGACCGATCTGGATTTAGGTCACTATGAGCGTTTCACCAGCCTGACTTTGACTAAGAACAATAACTTCACAACTGGTAAGGTCTATCTTCAAGTGATCGAAAACGAGCGTGAAGGTAAGTACCTTGGAAAAACCGTTCAGGTTGTTCCGCATATTACTGACGAGATTAAGCGTCGTATTCATATGGCCGCTGAAAACTGTGATCTATTGATCGGTGAGATCGGTGGAACAGTGGGTGACATTGAGTCTCTTCCGTTTATGGAGTCGATTCGTCAGTTCGCTTTGGATGTAGGAACTGAGAACGTACTTTTTGTTCACTTAGTACTTATCCCTTATGTGGCCGCTGCCGGCGAGCTTAAATCAAAACCAGCTCAGCACTCAGTGAAAGAAATGAGATCAATTGGTCTATTCCCGCAAATCATTATGTGTCGCGCGGACCGTGAGATCGATAACTCAATCATCGATAAAATTTCTCTTTTCTGTAACGTACCTAAGCAGAACGTATTCAAATCAATTGATATGGATCTGATCTATAAAGCTCCGAAGTCATTCCAGGAGCAGGGACTCGATAAACGAATCACTGAACTTCTTGGCATGTGGACAACAGAGCCGAAGATGGATGAGATCAACAAGGTAATCTACAACTCTGAAAACCCACTGAAAGAAGTGAACATCGGGATTGTTGGGAAATACACTGAGCTGATTGAGTCTTATAAGTCTCTTGATGAGGCCCTAAGACACGCAGCGATCACAAATCAGGTAAAACTAAACCGCATCTATATTGATGCTGAAGATTTAGAAAAGGGCATTAAGACCGATCTACTTGAAACGGTAGATGGCATTCTTGTTCCGGGTGGATTCGGTTCACGTGGAACGGAAGGAAAAATTAAGGCCATTCAATACGCTCGTGAAAAGAAGAAACCTTTCTTCGGAATCTGCCTGGGTCTTCAACTTTCAGTTATCGAGTTCGCTCGTAACGTAGTTGGAATCAAAGACGCGACTTCAATGGAGTTCACTGATAAAGGTGACTTCGTGGTTCACTATATGGCCGGTCAGACCAAAGACGGAGCGAAGGGCGGAAGCATGCGCCTTGGTGCTTACGATTGTGAATTCACTAAGGGAAGCTTGGGTGAGAAGATTTACGGCTCAACTAAGATTTCTGAAAGACACCGTCACCGCTTAGAAGTGAATAACGAATACATCAATAAACTTACAGATAAAGGACTGGTTGTTTCTGGTAGAAACCCGGCCCTTAACCTAGTTGAAGTCATTGAACTCAAAGATCACCCACACTTCATTGCGTGTCAGTATCACCCAGAGTTCAAATCAAGACCATTTAACCCACATCCGCTGTTTGCTTCATTCGTGAAGGCAAGTGGCAAACTATAA